One part of the Leptospira brenneri genome encodes these proteins:
- a CDS encoding helix-turn-helix domain-containing protein, whose protein sequence is MSELKRTGVWVAQWMEDLGLTPNQTKLYAEIVSLDAKGGCFASNEYLGMVLRLKRDTISRLVSQLKKKGLLKQTGFDGRKRFLKPLLPNSQKGSELDLNPKQRHPLPLKERPSSGFRSKSELVVDTKPSSKYQLDTNIQNYIRTNQNAGSKNERDEWLAFLAWSEERLSLTTRVSLAPLGGPEVLTGLQLSYWERFKSNPS, encoded by the coding sequence ATGAGTGAATTAAAGAGAACTGGTGTTTGGGTTGCGCAATGGATGGAGGATCTAGGGCTCACTCCGAACCAAACTAAGTTGTATGCAGAGATCGTTTCTTTGGATGCTAAGGGCGGATGTTTTGCTTCGAATGAATACCTCGGAATGGTATTACGATTGAAACGTGATACCATCTCTCGATTGGTTTCGCAGTTGAAAAAAAAGGGACTTTTGAAACAAACTGGGTTTGATGGAAGAAAACGATTTTTAAAACCATTACTTCCTAATTCTCAAAAGGGATCTGAATTGGATTTAAATCCAAAACAAAGGCATCCGCTTCCCTTGAAAGAAAGACCCTCTTCCGGCTTTCGATCCAAGTCTGAATTGGTTGTGGATACGAAGCCTTCTTCTAAATACCAATTAGATACTAATATACAAAATTACATCCGAACCAATCAGAATGCTGGATCTAAAAATGAGAGAGATGAGTGGCTTGCGTTTTTGGCTTGGAGTGAGGAGAGGCTTTCTTTAACCACCAGAGTGAGCCTTGCTCCCCTTGGGGGGCCTGAAGTTTTGACTGGTTTGCAACTTTCCTATTGGGAACGATTTAAATCAAACCCAAGCTGA
- a CDS encoding YheT family hydrolase, with product MSLFKPIPILSGAMVQSFMASFKSKADKRYGRSIAGEWKSVKAKDGTTLLAKIHNVPNPKGLVVLVHGWEGSIHSSYIVRTTRHFLQKGFSVYRLNLRDHGDTHHLNEGIFNGSLLVETYEAVKELVGFFGSKTPVYLAGFSLGGNFVLRMAARHSLAKVGDQISGLKHCFAFSPALDPKRATVKMDEHPFLRKYFLNSWKSSLVKKANLFPHLYSFHDLDDYQSVMHLTEKMVKEFSHFSSVDEYFDSYKLNELFFKSIRIPTTILTSMDDPVIPWKEFTEIPASSYLEVVIESKGGHCGFIEDLNRSSYYWRLMEKKMG from the coding sequence ATGAGTCTTTTTAAACCAATCCCTATCCTCTCTGGAGCTATGGTCCAGTCCTTTATGGCTTCCTTTAAATCAAAGGCAGACAAGAGATATGGTCGTTCGATCGCTGGTGAATGGAAATCGGTCAAAGCTAAAGACGGTACTACCTTACTTGCAAAAATTCATAATGTGCCAAATCCGAAAGGTCTTGTGGTTTTGGTTCATGGTTGGGAAGGCAGCATCCATTCTAGTTATATCGTACGAACTACGAGGCATTTTCTACAAAAAGGTTTTTCTGTATATCGACTGAATCTAAGAGACCATGGCGATACTCATCATTTGAATGAAGGAATCTTTAACGGTAGTTTGCTTGTGGAAACTTATGAGGCGGTGAAGGAACTTGTGGGTTTTTTTGGATCGAAAACTCCCGTTTATTTGGCTGGGTTTTCACTTGGCGGAAACTTTGTACTCAGGATGGCGGCTAGACATTCCCTTGCAAAAGTAGGGGACCAGATTTCTGGTTTAAAACATTGTTTTGCATTTAGTCCAGCTCTGGATCCGAAAAGGGCAACTGTGAAAATGGATGAACATCCTTTCCTACGGAAATACTTTTTAAATTCTTGGAAATCATCTTTGGTAAAAAAAGCAAATCTCTTTCCGCATTTGTATTCTTTTCATGATTTAGATGATTACCAATCTGTGATGCACTTAACAGAAAAAATGGTAAAAGAGTTTTCTCATTTTTCTTCTGTAGATGAATACTTTGATTCATATAAATTGAATGAGTTGTTTTTTAAATCAATTCGTATCCCCACAACCATTCTAACTTCTATGGATGATCCTGTCATTCCTTGGAAAGAATTTACAGAGATCCCCGCTTCTTCCTATTTGGAAGTAGTGATTGAATCAAAGGGGGGACACTGCGGTTTTATTGAGGACTTGAATCGTTCTTCTTACTATTGGAGATTGATGGAAAAAAAGATGGGTTGA